The following coding sequences are from one Polyodon spathula isolate WHYD16114869_AA chromosome 7, ASM1765450v1, whole genome shotgun sequence window:
- the LOC121318780 gene encoding zinc finger protein 711-like — MDQGGGGLELQSQDLKMPHTMIMQDFVAGMGGMAHIDGDHIVVSVPEAVLVSDVVTDEGITLEAEVIEGPDIEHGDVVTTEGVMVPESVLGAEVAIEEALDHHMLATDLIAEQVRDQVFVADLVSHHHQDGHLHHHVVHESEMVSEEVMVTNSDSETVIQTHEGLPASTVTIKTEDDEDGKSTSEDYLMISLDDVGEKLDIGNTNLKISTEMTQGDCSKEDGYGSEVIKVYIFKAEAEDDVEIGGTEVVTESDFHNGHAVLEPGGVGRLHREKMVYMAVKDSSQEDEDINCAEIADEVYMEVIVGEEEAPSIQESQMDDSNINKTFVPVAWAAAYGNNLDTRLENKNGSATQYLQISDSNSTSRVLKQKARKRKRGETRQCQTAVIIGPDGQPLTVYPCHICGKKFKSRGFLKRHMKNHPDHMFKKKYQCTDCDFTTNKKVSFHNHLESHKLIIKGEKVHEFTEYTRRYREASPLSSNKLILRDKEPKVHKCKYCDYETAEQGLLNRHLLAVHSKNFAHVCVECAKGFRHPSELKKHMRTHTGEKPYQCQHCEFRCADQSNLKTHIKSKHGTDLPYKCGHCPQAFADDKELQKHTEIFQGHKTHQCPHCDHKSTNSSDLKRHIISVHTKDFPHKCEVCEKGFHRPSELKKHSETHKGKKVHQCRHCDFKISDPFTLSRHILSVHTKDLPFKCKRCKRGFRHQNELKKHMKTHSGRKVYQCQYCEYNTTDASGFKRHVISIHTKDYPHRCDYCKKGFRRPSEKNQHIMRHHKDALM; from the exons ATGGACCAAGGAGGTGGGGGGTTGGAACTACAATCGCAGGATTTAAAAATGCCGCACACAATGATCATGCAGGACTTTG TGGCAGGCATGGGTGGCATGGCTCATATTGACGGTGACCACATCGTAGTGTCTGTCCCAGAGGCTGTGCTGGTTTCAGATGTGGTGACTGATGAGGGGATCACCCTGGAGGCTGAGGTGATTGAGGGGCCGGATATTGAGCATGGGGACGTAGTGACCACAGAGGGGGTGATGGTACCTGAGTCTGTGCTGGGGGCAGAGGTTGCCATCGAAGAGGCCCTAGATCACCACATGTTGGCCACGGACCTGATCGCTGAGCAAGTGAGGGACCAGGTCTTTGTGGCCGACTTGGTATCCCACCATCACCAGGATGGACACTTGCACCACCATGTAGTGCATGAATCTGAGATGGTCTCCGAGGAGGTGATGGTTACAAATTCAGATTCAGAGACAGTGATCCAAACGCATGAGGGATTGCCGGCTTCCACCGTCACCATCAAAACTGAGGATGATGAGGACGGCAAGAGCACATCTGAGGACTACTTGATGATCTCCT TGGATGATGTAGGGGAGAAGCTTGATATTGGAAACACAAACTTGAAGATCAGCACTGAGATGACGCAGGGTGATTGTTCGAAAGAAGACGGCTATGGTTCAGAGGTcatcaaagtatatatttttaaggcTGAAGCTGAAGATGATGTGGAAATAG GTGGAACGGAGGTCGTGACAGAAAGTGATTTCCACAATGGGCATGCAGTGCTGGAGCCAGGGGGAGTGGGGAGGCTTCACAGGGAGAAGATGGTTTACATGGCGGTCAAAGACTCCTCTCAGGAAGATGAAGATATCA ACTGTGCAGAGATTGCAGATGAGGTTTACATGGAGGTGATCGTGGGAGAGGAGGAGGCTCCTTCTATCCAGGAGTCTCAGATGGACGATTCCAACATCAACAAGACGTTTGTCCCTGTGGCCTGGGCAGCTGCTTATG GTAACAACCTGGACACCAGGCTAGAGAACAAGAATGGCTCTGCCACCCAGTATCTACAGATTAGCGACAGCAACAGCACCAGCCGTGTGCTGAAACAGAAGGCCAGGAAAAGGAAGAGGGGAGAGACCCGGCAGTGCCAAACAG CTGTGATCATTGGTCCGGATGGGCAGCCCTTGACGGTGTATCCCTGCCACATCTGTGGAAAGAAGTTCAAATCACGGGGTTTCCTGAAACGGCATATGAAAAACCACCCGGACCACATGTTCAAGAAAAAGTATCAGTGCACGGACTGCGACTTCACAACAAACAAGAAGGTCAGCTTTCACAACCACCTGGAGAGTCACAAGCTGATTATTAAGGGAGAGAAGGTCCATGAGTTCACGGAGTACACCCGGCGCTATCGGGAGGCCAGTCCCCTGAGCTCCAACAAACTCATCCTACGTGACAAGGAGCCTAAGGTGCATAAGTGCAAGTACTGCGACTATGAAACTGCTGAGCAGGGCCTGCTAAACCGCCATCTCCTGGCCGTCCACAGCAAAAACTTTGCTCATGTCTGTGTAGAATGTGCCAAAGGCTTCCGGCACCCTTCTGAGCTGAAGAAGCATATGAGGACACACACGGGTGAAAAGCCGTACCAGTGCCAGCACTGCGAGTTCCGCTGTGCTGACCAGTCCAACCTAAAGACTCACATCAAGAGCAAGCATGGCACTGATCTGCCCTACAAGTGCGGCCACTGCCCGCAGGCCTTTGCTGATGACAAGGAGCTCCAGAAACACACAGAGATCTTTCAGGGCCACAAAACTCACCAGTGTCCACACTGTGACCACAAGAGCACCAACTCCAGTGACTTGAAAAGGCACATTATTTCTGTTCACACCAAGGACTTCCCACACAAGTGTGAAGTGTGCGAAAAGGGCTTTCATCGGCCCTCAGAGCTCAAGAAGCACTCAGAGACACACAAGGGCAAGAAGGTTCATCAGTGCAGGCACTGCGACTTCAAAATCTCGGACCCTTTCACGCTTAGTCGCCACATCCTGTCAGTCCACACCAAGGACCTCCCCTTCAAATGCAAACGGTGCAAAAGGGGCTTCCGGCATCAGAATGAACTCAAGAAGCACATGAAGACCCACAGTGGCAGGAAAGTTTATCAGTGCCAGTATTGCGAATATAACACTACGGACGCATCAGGCTTTAAACGACATGTCATATCTATTCACACCAAGGACTATCCTCACAGGTGCGACTACTGCAAGAAGGGTTTCAGGCGGCCCTCGGAAAAGAATCAGCATATAATGCGACACCACAAAGACGCTCTAATGTAA